A genome region from Bradyrhizobium commune includes the following:
- a CDS encoding M20/M25/M40 family metallo-hydrolase: MANAQLQSVLDHIDTEFDNSLERLFALLRIKSISADPAFAKDCKAAAEHLAKDIASLGVATEVRPTAGHPAIVGKTKAGGRPHVIFYGHYDVQPVDPLDLWHRPPFEPVVTDHADGRKIIVARGAEDDKGQVMTFVEACRAWKKVTGSLPIDITFLIEGEEEVGSKNFVPFIEANKDEFKADYVLVCDTGMWDRNTPAITTSLRGLLYEEVKITAANRDLHSGVFGGSAMNPIRVLTKILGGLFDDDNHITIPGFYDGVKDTPPDVLAQWKKLDFTPETFLKPIGLSIPAGEKGRLLIEQASTRPTCDVNGIWGGYIGEGSKTVIPSIASAKVSFRLVEGQDPARIRKAFRDYVSARIPGDCKVEFGDHSAGPAIALDWNMKPLAAAKQALTDEWGKETVLMGSGASIPIVADFKRTLGLDSLLVGFGLDDDNIHSPNEKYDLRSFQKGIRSWARILAALAEVK; encoded by the coding sequence ATGGCCAACGCGCAGCTTCAATCCGTGCTCGACCACATCGACACGGAGTTCGACAACAGCCTGGAGCGTCTGTTTGCGCTGTTGCGGATCAAGTCGATTTCTGCAGATCCGGCCTTCGCCAAGGATTGCAAGGCGGCCGCCGAGCATCTTGCCAAGGATATCGCAAGCCTCGGCGTCGCCACCGAGGTGAGGCCGACCGCCGGTCATCCCGCCATCGTCGGCAAGACCAAGGCGGGCGGCCGGCCGCACGTGATCTTCTACGGCCATTACGACGTGCAGCCGGTCGATCCGCTCGACCTCTGGCACCGTCCGCCGTTCGAGCCCGTCGTGACCGACCATGCCGACGGACGCAAGATCATCGTCGCGCGCGGCGCCGAGGACGACAAGGGCCAGGTGATGACCTTCGTCGAGGCCTGCCGCGCCTGGAAGAAGGTCACGGGCTCGCTGCCGATCGACATCACCTTCCTGATCGAAGGTGAGGAGGAAGTCGGCTCGAAGAATTTCGTGCCCTTCATCGAGGCCAACAAGGACGAGTTCAAGGCCGACTACGTGCTGGTCTGCGACACCGGCATGTGGGACCGCAACACGCCGGCGATCACGACGTCGCTGCGCGGCCTGCTTTATGAAGAGGTGAAGATCACGGCCGCCAATCGCGATCTGCATTCCGGCGTGTTCGGCGGCAGCGCGATGAACCCGATCCGGGTGCTGACCAAGATCCTCGGCGGCCTGTTCGACGATGACAACCACATCACCATCCCCGGCTTCTACGACGGTGTGAAGGATACCCCGCCGGACGTCCTGGCGCAGTGGAAGAAACTCGATTTCACGCCCGAGACTTTCCTCAAGCCGATCGGCCTGTCGATCCCGGCGGGCGAGAAGGGGCGGCTCCTGATCGAGCAAGCTTCCACGCGTCCGACCTGTGACGTCAACGGCATCTGGGGCGGTTATATCGGCGAAGGCTCCAAGACGGTGATTCCGTCGATCGCGTCGGCCAAGGTCTCGTTCCGGCTGGTCGAAGGCCAGGACCCCGCCAGGATCCGAAAAGCCTTCCGTGATTACGTGTCGGCGCGCATCCCCGGAGACTGCAAGGTCGAATTCGGCGACCATTCCGCCGGGCCCGCCATCGCGCTCGACTGGAACATGAAGCCGCTCGCCGCCGCCAAGCAGGCGCTGACCGACGAATGGGGCAAGGAGACCGTGCTGATGGGCTCGGGCGCCTCGATCCCGATCGTCGCCGACTTCAAGCGCACACTCGGACTGGACTCGCTGCTCGTCGGCTTCGGCCTCGATGACGACAACATCCATTCGCCGAACGAGAAATACGACCTCCGCAGCTTCCAGAAGGGCATCCGCTCCTGGGCAAGGATCCTCGCGGCATTGGCCGAGGTGAAGTAG
- a CDS encoding glycosyltransferase family 87 protein — MTSSNSSDKPGALRTLSLRAPLDLLFLLCCVILTADVLGPEIFGHNGKTKDYALWYWAGQQVLHGGPLYPSDVNHQFEFIYPPLPAILLAIPSWFGKIPLYAMLSVLNAVVWWSTGNLSNAMTGSDRKPGPWLEALPVIVTVTFVFDMFDLGQPNLVLLAMMLYGFWSLQHQRSWLGGFMFALATAIKVYPIAVLPYLIWRRQWAAVVSMVAFIGILLYVVPAPIRGFERNAAELKTWYQGMVGSSSEKGFGQRDEQNWSWVNQSIIAVTHRLVRPINYNQEDPGKPPRTMNIIDVDYKTANWIVLAVSALLGLGFLAVMPPQRRRTPRSDAEELGILFCLMTVASPLARQYYFMWLFFPITVLMHRAAFDARANVRLGTWLALGLAGILMVLSLQLFPNVIQAWGNNLMATAVLGVALAWHIRHPPVAAGSEAATGLKPKPSST; from the coding sequence GTGACCTCATCGAACTCATCCGACAAACCCGGCGCGCTCAGAACCTTGTCGCTGCGTGCGCCACTCGATCTGCTCTTCCTGCTCTGCTGCGTCATCCTCACCGCCGATGTCCTCGGTCCGGAGATCTTTGGCCACAACGGCAAGACCAAGGACTATGCGCTGTGGTACTGGGCCGGGCAGCAGGTGCTGCACGGCGGCCCGCTCTATCCCAGCGACGTCAATCACCAGTTCGAATTCATCTACCCGCCGCTGCCGGCGATCCTGCTGGCCATCCCGAGCTGGTTCGGCAAGATCCCGCTCTACGCCATGCTGTCGGTCCTGAACGCGGTGGTATGGTGGTCCACCGGCAATCTCTCCAATGCCATGACCGGATCGGATCGCAAGCCCGGCCCCTGGCTGGAAGCGCTGCCGGTGATCGTCACCGTGACCTTCGTGTTCGACATGTTCGATCTCGGCCAGCCGAACCTCGTCCTGCTGGCGATGATGCTCTACGGCTTCTGGAGCCTCCAGCACCAGCGGTCCTGGCTCGGAGGTTTCATGTTCGCGCTCGCCACTGCCATCAAGGTCTATCCGATCGCGGTGCTGCCCTATCTGATCTGGCGCCGGCAATGGGCGGCCGTCGTCAGCATGGTCGCTTTCATCGGCATCCTTCTCTATGTCGTGCCGGCCCCGATCCGCGGCTTCGAGCGCAACGCGGCCGAGCTCAAGACCTGGTATCAAGGCATGGTCGGCTCGAGCTCGGAAAAGGGCTTTGGTCAGCGTGACGAGCAGAACTGGTCATGGGTCAACCAGTCCATCATTGCCGTGACCCATCGGCTGGTGCGGCCGATCAACTACAATCAGGAAGATCCCGGCAAGCCGCCGCGCACGATGAACATCATCGACGTCGACTACAAGACGGCGAACTGGATCGTGCTCGCGGTCTCGGCCTTGCTCGGGCTCGGCTTTCTCGCCGTCATGCCGCCACAGCGGCGGCGAACGCCGCGATCTGACGCGGAGGAGCTCGGCATCCTGTTCTGCCTGATGACGGTGGCCTCGCCGCTGGCGCGGCAATACTACTTCATGTGGCTGTTCTTCCCGATCACGGTGCTGATGCATCGTGCCGCCTTCGATGCACGGGCCAATGTTCGGCTGGGAACCTGGCTTGCGCTCGGCCTCGCCGGCATCCTTATGGTGCTGTCGTTGCAGCTGTTTCCCAACGTCATCCAGGCCTGGGGCAACAACCTCATGGCCACGGCGGTCCTTGGCGTCGCGCTCGCATGGCACATCCGGCATCCGCCGGTTGCGGCTGGCTCTGAGGCCGCGACAGGGCTAAAACCCAAACCGTCTTCAACTTAA
- a CDS encoding helicase HerA-like domain-containing protein, whose product MTAQDNKLGDTDDKIFVGKGDEQAWLTLALANRHGLVTGATGTGKTVSLQVMAEGFARAGVPVFAADIKGDLSGISEVGEAKDFIVKRATEMGLTFQPDQFSTVFWDVFGEQGHPVRATVTEMGPLLLARMLDLNDVQEGVLNVAFRVADDNGLALIDMKDLRALLDAIVPDAGKKGADAEDNPLADIKKEAQGFGNVTKATVGTIQRQLLVLENQGGDKFFGEPALTLKDFMRTDRDGRGMVNILVADKLMQSPRLYATFLLWMLSELFEELPEAGDLPKPKLVFFFDEAHLLFNDAPKALMDKIEQVVRLIRSKGVGVYFVTQNPIDVPDRVLGQMGNRVQHALRAFTPRDQKAVVAAAQTFRPNPKLDTAKVIMELGKGEALVSFLEGNGTPAMVERVMIRPPSARIGPITPEERKAIMDASPVKGKYDTAIDSESAYEIIQKRIAGTAAPADGSAGGGGGGILGQIGSIVGTIFGTNVKRGRLSTGQVIARDVTRSVTNQVVGGMAANIGKSVAGQLGGSIGRTLVRGALGGLLRR is encoded by the coding sequence ATGACGGCGCAGGACAACAAGCTCGGCGATACCGACGACAAGATCTTCGTCGGCAAGGGAGACGAGCAGGCCTGGTTGACGCTGGCGCTTGCCAACCGCCACGGTCTCGTCACCGGTGCGACCGGAACAGGCAAGACGGTATCGCTGCAGGTGATGGCGGAAGGTTTTGCGCGCGCCGGTGTTCCGGTGTTCGCCGCCGACATCAAGGGCGACCTCTCCGGCATCTCCGAGGTCGGGGAGGCCAAGGACTTTATTGTCAAGCGCGCCACCGAGATGGGGCTGACCTTCCAGCCCGACCAGTTCTCGACGGTGTTTTGGGATGTGTTCGGCGAGCAGGGGCATCCGGTGCGGGCCACCGTCACCGAGATGGGGCCGCTGCTGCTGGCGCGCATGCTCGATCTCAACGACGTACAGGAGGGCGTGCTCAACGTGGCCTTCCGCGTCGCCGATGACAACGGCCTCGCGCTGATCGACATGAAGGATCTGCGGGCGCTGCTCGATGCCATCGTGCCGGATGCCGGCAAGAAGGGCGCCGACGCCGAGGACAATCCGCTGGCCGATATCAAGAAGGAGGCGCAGGGGTTCGGCAACGTCACCAAGGCGACCGTCGGCACCATCCAGCGCCAGCTTCTGGTGCTGGAGAACCAGGGCGGCGACAAATTCTTCGGCGAGCCGGCGCTGACCTTGAAGGATTTCATGCGGACCGACCGCGACGGCCGCGGCATGGTCAACATCCTCGTTGCCGACAAGCTGATGCAGAGCCCACGGCTTTACGCGACATTCCTGTTGTGGATGTTGTCAGAGCTGTTCGAGGAGCTGCCCGAGGCCGGCGATCTGCCCAAGCCGAAACTGGTGTTCTTCTTCGACGAGGCGCATCTGTTGTTCAACGACGCGCCGAAGGCGCTGATGGACAAGATCGAGCAGGTGGTCCGCCTGATCCGCTCCAAGGGTGTCGGCGTCTATTTCGTCACCCAGAACCCGATCGACGTGCCCGACCGCGTGCTCGGGCAGATGGGCAACCGGGTCCAGCATGCGTTGCGCGCCTTCACGCCCCGCGACCAGAAGGCGGTCGTCGCTGCCGCCCAGACCTTCCGTCCCAACCCCAAGCTCGACACCGCCAAGGTGATCATGGAGCTCGGCAAGGGCGAGGCGCTGGTGTCCTTCCTCGAAGGCAACGGCACGCCGGCCATGGTCGAGCGGGTGATGATCCGCCCGCCATCGGCCCGCATCGGGCCGATCACGCCCGAGGAGCGCAAGGCGATTATGGATGCAAGTCCGGTGAAGGGCAAATACGACACCGCGATCGATTCCGAGTCCGCCTATGAGATCATCCAGAAGCGCATCGCCGGCACCGCAGCGCCGGCGGATGGCTCGGCAGGCGGAGGCGGTGGCGGCATCCTCGGGCAGATCGGCTCGATCGTCGGCACCATCTTCGGCACCAACGTCAAGCGCGGTCGCTTGTCGACGGGCCAGGTCATCGCGCGCGACGTGACGCGATCGGTGACCAATCAGGTGGTCGGGGGAATGGCCGCCAATATCGGCAAGTCGGTCGCCGGCCAGCTCGGTGGCTCGATCGGCCGCACCCTGGTCCGCGGCGCGCTCGGCGGATTGCTACGAAGGTAG
- a CDS encoding DUF2267 domain-containing protein produces the protein MDELIGRLATNASIDGAVAEKTVGIILGFLRSEGPPDSVQALIDQIPGADAAIEVSNSGGGLSRLMGGGLMAVGTRLMSLGLGMSEIQDVARELFRFGRDKIGADQMGKIIAGTPGLSQFA, from the coding sequence ATGGACGAGCTGATCGGACGGCTGGCGACAAACGCCAGCATAGATGGTGCTGTGGCTGAAAAGACCGTCGGCATCATCCTGGGTTTCCTCCGCAGCGAAGGCCCTCCCGACAGCGTTCAGGCCCTGATCGACCAGATCCCCGGTGCAGATGCAGCAATCGAGGTCTCGAACAGCGGCGGCGGACTGTCGCGGCTGATGGGTGGCGGCCTGATGGCCGTCGGCACGCGCCTGATGAGCCTTGGACTTGGCATGTCCGAAATTCAAGATGTCGCCCGTGAACTTTTCCGCTTTGGCCGAGACAAAATCGGAGCGGATCAGATGGGCAAGATCATCGCAGGGACGCCGGGCCTCAGCCAGTTCGCCTGA